In the Chroococcidiopsis sp. SAG 2025 genome, one interval contains:
- a CDS encoding helix-turn-helix domain-containing protein translates to MTRQKKAPLRPLSDEEQTDLKKLSRSQSQSSASVMRAKAILAVALGADYTSAAQLVGLRCGDTVSKWVSRFNVEGLAALQPRHGGGAVVQYSEPEKQRILSEFQRQPERQKEGTATWSVATLQRALRQAPDGLTQISTYTIWQVLKEAGYSWQKSRSWLKTGQVKRIRKGKLVVVTDPDTVAKKN, encoded by the coding sequence ATGACACGGCAAAAAAAAGCACCTTTGCGACCGTTAAGTGATGAAGAACAAACCGACTTGAAAAAACTGAGCCGTTCTCAATCCCAATCATCTGCTAGTGTCATGCGGGCCAAAGCGATTCTAGCCGTGGCTCTTGGGGCTGATTACACGAGTGCAGCGCAGTTAGTAGGATTACGCTGTGGTGATACGGTCAGCAAGTGGGTCAGTCGCTTCAATGTTGAAGGCTTAGCTGCCTTACAGCCTCGACATGGCGGTGGGGCAGTAGTGCAATACAGCGAACCAGAAAAACAACGCATCCTGTCCGAATTTCAGCGTCAACCAGAGCGGCAGAAAGAGGGCACGGCAACCTGGTCAGTAGCTACACTTCAACGGGCTTTGCGTCAGGCTCCTGATGGCTTAACCCAAATCAGTACTTATACAATTTGGCAGGTACTCAAAGAGGCGGGCTATAGCTGGCAAAAGAGCCGCAGTTGGTTAAAAACTGGACAGGTGAAGCGCATACGCAAAGGCAAGCTAGTAGTAGTAACTGACCCAGATACCGTGGCAAAAAAAAACTGA
- a CDS encoding prepilin-type N-terminal cleavage/methylation domain-containing protein has product MFKRKLPNPEHGFTMLEVLVAIVVAVIFVSVAIQMMVLATVFKVRAQEYTEATNWIQEDLENIKYQAASYQYTSLVDEATGDNTHESTDTVLYLASVDDFQAGDTVIVGTDSTNNKIAVGGVNAGAATITLDASLDTSWLTDTAVVGTTRCNPADRYSGFADGLRDKVAGSDNDASTSVEETLYSKLFTSKAYIRQRTLTIVDAAPYRVLKVEYKISPGTTFDASKVIASFDTEVIPNAALQCPN; this is encoded by the coding sequence ATGTTCAAGAGAAAATTACCAAATCCAGAGCATGGATTTACTATGCTTGAGGTTTTAGTTGCTATTGTAGTAGCAGTTATATTTGTAAGTGTTGCCATACAAATGATGGTATTAGCTACCGTTTTTAAAGTTCGCGCACAAGAATACACAGAGGCAACAAATTGGATTCAGGAAGACCTAGAAAATATTAAGTATCAAGCAGCAAGTTACCAATATACATCACTAGTTGATGAGGCTACTGGTGATAACACACATGAGTCCACAGATACTGTACTTTACCTAGCTTCGGTTGATGACTTTCAGGCTGGAGATACAGTTATTGTCGGTACGGATTCTACTAATAATAAGATTGCGGTAGGAGGAGTTAATGCTGGGGCAGCAACCATTACTCTAGACGCTTCACTGGATACTAGTTGGTTAACAGATACTGCGGTAGTGGGGACTACAAGGTGTAATCCGGCTGATAGATATTCGGGATTTGCAGATGGATTACGAGACAAAGTTGCTGGTAGCGATAATGATGCCAGTACTTCTGTTGAAGAGACTCTTTACAGCAAGTTATTTACAAGTAAAGCATATATCAGGCAAAGAACTTTAACTATTGTTGATGCTGCTCCTTATAGGGTGTTAAAAGTCGAGTACAAAATTTCTCCTGGAACCACTTTTGATGCATCAAAAGTTATAGCTAGTTTTGACACAGAGGTAATTCCCAATGCTGCCTTACAATGCCCGAACTAA
- a CDS encoding type II secretion system protein, translating into MLPYNARTKDRGFTALEILIALVIAGVLAAIAAPSFLSMFNKNKVNDALTQVRGALREAQREAIRKSKSCTLTIDTTKKDITANPTDCLPIKPSLYEKRDASGNCIESRVAIATNLTGTPPQFKFSFRGNTNKLGTIVVYSSDNTTNRMGCLVVSNGIGMIRTGNYDGSTATVDSNDCHTTEDTTE; encoded by the coding sequence ATGCTGCCTTACAATGCCCGAACTAAAGATCGGGGTTTCACTGCGTTAGAAATATTAATCGCATTAGTTATAGCTGGAGTTTTGGCTGCGATTGCTGCTCCTAGTTTTTTGAGTATGTTTAACAAAAATAAAGTTAATGATGCTCTTACTCAAGTTCGAGGAGCATTACGAGAAGCACAAAGAGAAGCTATTCGTAAAAGTAAGTCATGTACTCTTACAATAGATACAACCAAGAAAGACATTACTGCCAATCCTACAGATTGTCTTCCTATAAAACCTAGTCTGTATGAAAAGAGAGACGCTTCCGGCAATTGTATTGAGTCTAGAGTTGCGATCGCAACTAATCTAACTGGCACTCCTCCTCAATTTAAGTTTTCTTTTCGTGGAAACACTAATAAGTTAGGAACAATTGTTGTCTATTCGTCTGATAATACTACAAATCGAATGGGATGTCTTGTTGTCTCTAATGGTATTGGAATGATCAGAACTGGCAATTATGATGGTTCTACTGCTACTGTTGATAGCAATGATTGCCATACAACAGAGGATACAACTGAGTAA
- a CDS encoding DUF4082 domain-containing protein, with product MKNYLVKLSKLIRNQNPSTGFTLVELLVAVAITTLVVSAAGFGLAAITENNKKAKVETERRTELNRALDFISDEVRQAKKIANDVSTDLSNAPDFDTTNKTPVLSLQIPGVSQRVIYYVASSSSPWIGPKVIYRWGPDYNSNGNYSNPTSPDDWTGKALVDLVEDSTPNTNNYCSTGWGANPPVSNRKGFYTCIDPSGRIAEIHLRGKLIDAYGNSRDPLEVSSKIFPRSYEIALGGPGAGGGGAGGGSNDGSNGGSNGGGSNDGSNGGSNSTSPPTEVAQCSVSGGILTCSQSTVLTFKVIGSSYACSGTSANWIVNTKITVDTQDYIVRENEILNLTINPGQQVKVASVPVEPTGKNCTNSDTPVESTNTTKVRTLRNGDNVPSVQAFSNQTSVEQYLRNYVSNGKINIGDKDIIYLFEIGQSNTNASGFDLQDNVVLVSLSNPSSTPTPTPTPTPSTSYSIWASSTTPNNVANDSQAVELGVKFKSDVDGYITGIRFYKGSSNTGTYIGNLWTSIGQKLATATFTNVAGTGWQQVNFAQPVRITANTVYVASYHTSIGRYAYKTNDFKNAGVNSSPLQALKDGVSGGNGVYKYGTTSSFPTDTYNSSNYWVDVVFQMTYP from the coding sequence ATGAAAAATTATCTTGTTAAACTTTCTAAATTAATTAGAAACCAAAATCCATCTACTGGCTTTACTTTAGTGGAGTTACTTGTAGCAGTAGCAATCACTACACTTGTTGTTAGCGCTGCTGGTTTTGGCTTGGCTGCCATTACTGAAAATAATAAAAAAGCTAAAGTTGAAACTGAAAGGCGAACGGAACTTAACCGCGCTCTGGATTTCATCTCTGATGAAGTTAGACAAGCTAAGAAGATCGCTAATGATGTATCTACGGATTTATCTAATGCACCAGATTTTGATACAACAAACAAAACGCCTGTTCTATCACTTCAAATTCCAGGTGTTTCTCAACGAGTTATTTATTATGTTGCATCATCGAGTTCTCCCTGGATTGGACCCAAAGTTATTTATCGGTGGGGTCCCGACTATAACAGTAATGGTAATTATTCAAATCCTACCAGTCCCGATGACTGGACTGGCAAAGCATTAGTCGATCTTGTTGAAGACTCTACACCAAATACAAATAACTACTGTTCAACAGGTTGGGGTGCTAATCCACCTGTTTCTAATAGAAAGGGTTTTTATACTTGCATAGATCCTAGCGGTAGGATCGCTGAAATTCATCTGCGTGGTAAGCTTATTGACGCTTACGGCAATTCTAGAGATCCTCTTGAGGTCAGCTCAAAAATCTTTCCCAGATCTTACGAGATTGCTTTAGGTGGTCCTGGGGCTGGTGGTGGCGGAGCTGGTGGTGGCAGTAATGACGGCAGCAACGGCGGCAGTAACGGCGGTGGCAGTAATGACGGCAGTAACGGCGGCAGTAACAGCACTAGCCCGCCAACCGAGGTTGCTCAGTGCAGTGTAAGTGGTGGTATTCTCACCTGTAGTCAGTCTACCGTTCTCACCTTTAAAGTAATAGGAAGCAGTTATGCTTGTAGCGGAACATCAGCCAACTGGATTGTTAATACTAAGATTACTGTTGACACTCAGGATTACATTGTGCGAGAGAATGAGATTTTAAACTTAACAATCAATCCAGGACAACAAGTAAAAGTTGCATCGGTTCCAGTAGAACCCACAGGAAAAAATTGTACTAACTCTGATACCCCAGTAGAATCTACTAATACCACAAAAGTTAGGACTTTGCGCAACGGAGATAATGTTCCTAGCGTTCAGGCTTTCAGCAATCAAACGTCAGTTGAACAGTATTTAAGGAACTATGTCTCTAATGGAAAAATTAATATTGGTGATAAAGATATCATCTACCTATTTGAAATTGGTCAGTCAAACACCAATGCTTCTGGCTTTGACCTGCAAGACAACGTTGTTCTAGTCTCTCTTAGCAATCCATCATCTACACCCACTCCTACTCCGACACCCACACCATCTACGTCTTATAGTATCTGGGCTAGTTCAACAACTCCTAACAACGTCGCCAACGACTCCCAAGCTGTCGAGTTGGGAGTCAAGTTTAAGTCAGATGTTGATGGTTATATCACTGGCATCCGCTTCTACAAGGGGAGCAGCAATACAGGTACGTACATTGGCAACCTCTGGACCAGTATCGGGCAAAAGCTAGCAACTGCAACTTTTACGAACGTAGCTGGCACAGGCTGGCAGCAGGTCAACTTTGCCCAGCCAGTCCGAATTACCGCTAACACCGTCTACGTCGCCTCTTACCACACTAGTATCGGACGTTACGCCTATAAAACTAACGATTTTAAAAATGCTGGCGTGAATAGCTCGCCACTGCAAGCTTTGAAGGACGGCGTGAGTGGAGGTAACGGCGTTTACAAGTACGGCACTACTAGTAGCTTCCCCACCGACACCTATAACTCGAGCAACTACTGGGTTGATGTTGTCTTTCAAATGACCTATCCTTGA
- a CDS encoding type II toxin-antitoxin system VapC family toxin: protein MYLLDTNICVALLKQNILAVEQFNAKASLCYLPTIVVAELYKGVYCSQRVQQNLTMLEQFLNLMPIVEFDRSAAEEFGKIQAELRSMGRPTGEIDAIIAAIARSRQDILVTDNTRHFINISGLQQENWLEP from the coding sequence GTGTATTTGTTAGATACAAATATTTGTGTAGCTTTACTCAAACAGAATATTCTTGCAGTTGAACAATTTAATGCCAAAGCAAGTCTTTGCTATCTTCCCACAATTGTAGTAGCTGAGCTTTACAAAGGAGTTTACTGTTCTCAACGGGTACAGCAAAACTTGACTATGCTAGAACAATTTCTAAACTTGATGCCAATAGTTGAGTTTGACCGCAGTGCAGCTGAAGAATTTGGTAAAATTCAAGCTGAGTTAAGAAGCATGGGTAGACCAACAGGAGAAATAGACGCAATAATCGCGGCGATCGCCCGTTCTCGACAAGATATTCTTGTAACCGATAATACTCGCCACTTTATCAATATTTCAGGTTTGCAACAAGAGAACTGGCTTGAACCTTAA
- the hoxU gene encoding bidirectional hydrogenase complex protein HoxU, protein MAVKTLTINDQLISALEEQTILEAARDAGIHIPTLCYLEGVSEVGACRLCLVEIAGSHKLQPACVAKVAEGMEVKTHTPRLQNYRRTIVEMLFAEGNHICSVCVANGNCELQDLAIEMGMEHVRLEYHFPDRKVDVSHDRYGIDHNRCVLCTRCIRVCDEIEGAHTWDMAGRGTNSHVITDLSQPWGTSQSCTSCGKCVNACPTGALFYQGSSVGEMKRDRAKLEFLVTAREKQQWQI, encoded by the coding sequence ATGGCAGTCAAAACTTTAACAATTAACGACCAATTAATCAGCGCCCTTGAGGAGCAAACCATACTAGAAGCAGCAAGGGATGCGGGAATTCATATTCCGACACTTTGCTATTTAGAAGGAGTTTCAGAGGTTGGTGCTTGTCGGCTATGCTTGGTAGAAATTGCTGGCAGTCATAAACTACAACCCGCTTGTGTTGCGAAAGTGGCGGAGGGGATGGAAGTGAAAACTCATACGCCAAGGTTGCAGAATTATCGTCGCACGATTGTCGAAATGTTGTTTGCAGAGGGCAATCACATTTGCTCGGTTTGCGTGGCGAATGGTAACTGCGAATTGCAAGACCTGGCGATTGAAATGGGTATGGAACACGTTCGGTTAGAGTATCATTTTCCCGATCGCAAAGTTGATGTGTCTCACGATCGCTATGGCATCGACCACAATCGTTGCGTTCTCTGCACTCGTTGTATCCGAGTCTGCGATGAAATCGAAGGGGCGCATACTTGGGATATGGCAGGTAGAGGCACAAACTCGCACGTCATTACCGATTTGAGTCAACCTTGGGGAACGTCGCAATCCTGTACTTCGTGCGGTAAGTGTGTGAATGCTTGTCCCACGGGGGCGCTTTTCTACCAGGGTTCGAGTGTAGGGGAAATGAAACGCGATCGCGCCAAATTGGAATTTCTGGTGACAGCACGGGAGAAACAGCAATGGCAGATTTAG
- the hoxE gene encoding bidirectional hydrogenase complex protein HoxE: MHSHPPAKVPDRATVTTHPSGDKRFKLLDVTIKRHQARQDALIEILHKAQELFGYLEDDVLLYVSRSLKLPPSRVYGVATFYHLFSLAPQGVHTCTVCTGTACYVKGAAQILAAVEQSVKIRAGETTADKQLSLLTARCLGACGIAPAVVFDGTVCGHQTAESTCDRLKEWLEGR, translated from the coding sequence ATGCATTCTCATCCCCCAGCAAAAGTGCCAGATCGAGCCACCGTTACGACTCATCCGAGTGGCGATAAGCGTTTTAAGCTTTTAGATGTCACGATTAAACGACATCAGGCTCGACAAGACGCACTGATCGAGATCTTGCACAAAGCACAGGAACTCTTCGGTTATCTGGAAGATGACGTGCTGCTGTACGTCAGTCGCAGCTTGAAATTGCCTCCCAGTCGCGTTTATGGTGTGGCAACTTTCTATCACTTGTTTTCCCTTGCCCCTCAAGGAGTTCACACTTGTACGGTTTGTACTGGAACTGCTTGTTATGTTAAAGGTGCAGCACAAATCTTGGCAGCAGTCGAGCAGAGCGTTAAGATTCGTGCTGGTGAGACGACGGCAGATAAACAACTTTCTTTACTGACAGCCCGTTGTCTAGGTGCGTGTGGTATCGCCCCTGCGGTCGTATTTGACGGTACTGTGTGCGGACATCAAACAGCAGAGTCAACTTGCGATCGCCTGAAGGAATGGCTGGAAGGCAGGTAG
- a CDS encoding DUF2949 domain-containing protein, giving the protein MKQEMNASHQEQLLDFLQEKLAIPPKAIAMALRLNEQNPGPLPMLMWQYGLISLEQLEQIFDWMAS; this is encoded by the coding sequence ATGAAACAAGAGATGAACGCGAGCCACCAAGAGCAACTGCTCGACTTCTTACAAGAAAAATTGGCAATTCCTCCCAAGGCGATCGCCATGGCGCTACGGCTGAACGAGCAGAATCCCGGTCCATTACCCATGCTGATGTGGCAGTACGGTTTAATTTCTCTGGAGCAGTTAGAGCAGATTTTTGACTGGATGGCAAGCTAA
- the ppsA gene encoding phosphoenolpyruvate synthase: MLQSTAKRQQLQSSKEQAFVLWFEEVGIADIPLVGGKNASLGEMIQQLTPKGVNVPTGFATTAHAYRYFIDRAGLQEQLRSLFSDLDVEDVNNLRQRGKQARALILNTPFPSELASAIADAYLQLCQRYGDTSASLCDRLAPEYRESCQRSSGETDVAVRSSATAEDLPDASFAGQQETYLNVHGVQAVLEACHKCFASLFTDRAISYRTIKGFDHFNIALSVGVQKMVRSDLAASGVMFSIDTETGFKNAALITAAYGLGENVVQGAVNPDEYFVFKPTLQQGFRPILEKRLGSKEIKMVYDVGGSKLTKNVTVPESERVKYALTDDEVLILAQWTCIIEDHYSAVRGVYTPMDIEWAKDGLTGELFIVQARPETVQSQKSTNTIKSYQLKGNSKILVSGRAVGEAIGTGKARVILDVHKLDSFQPGEVLVTYKTDPDWEPIMKKASAIVTNQGGRTCHAAIIAREMGIPAIVGTGNAIAQLKTGQEVTISCAEGEEGRVYEGILPYEVKEVALENLPRTRTQILMNVGNPSEAFSLAAIPNDGVGLARLEFIIANHIKVHPLALIHFDKLEDEDAKNQIALLTHLYEDKPSYFVDKLAQGIATIAAAFYPKPVVVRLSDFKSNEYANLLGGKQFEPDEENPMIGWRGASRYYDEKYREGFALECQALKSVRDDMGLTNVIPMVPFCRTPAEGRKVMAEMEKYGLKRGENGLQVYVMCEIPNNVILAKQFSEVFDGFSIGSNDLTQLTLGLDRDSGLVAHLFDERDAGVKEMVQMAIAKAKENQRKIGICGQAPSDYPEFARFLVEQGIDSMSLNPDSVLKTLLEVAAVEGVVTH, translated from the coding sequence ATGTTGCAATCAACAGCGAAGCGGCAACAGTTACAGAGTTCTAAAGAACAAGCCTTTGTGCTATGGTTTGAGGAAGTTGGCATTGCAGATATCCCTTTAGTAGGTGGTAAAAACGCCTCTTTAGGTGAAATGATTCAACAACTGACACCCAAAGGCGTAAACGTACCTACAGGTTTCGCCACAACAGCTCATGCTTATCGCTACTTTATCGATCGCGCAGGCTTACAAGAGCAGTTGCGATCGCTATTTTCCGATCTAGATGTGGAAGATGTAAATAATCTACGGCAACGAGGTAAGCAAGCCCGTGCTTTAATTCTCAATACACCGTTTCCGTCAGAATTAGCCAGCGCGATCGCAGATGCTTATTTGCAATTGTGTCAAAGATATGGTGACACGTCAGCGAGTTTGTGCGATCGCCTCGCGCCAGAATATCGCGAATCGTGCCAGCGTTCTAGCGGTGAAACTGATGTTGCAGTTCGTTCTAGCGCTACAGCTGAAGATTTACCCGATGCCAGTTTTGCCGGACAGCAGGAAACATATCTCAACGTCCACGGCGTACAAGCAGTACTAGAAGCTTGTCATAAATGTTTTGCGTCTCTGTTTACCGATCGCGCCATTTCCTATCGCACGATTAAAGGCTTCGACCATTTTAATATTGCCTTATCGGTGGGCGTACAAAAGATGGTACGTTCTGACTTAGCGGCTTCTGGGGTAATGTTTTCCATTGATACGGAGACGGGGTTTAAAAATGCTGCCCTGATTACCGCTGCCTATGGTTTAGGGGAAAACGTCGTCCAAGGTGCAGTTAACCCCGACGAATATTTTGTCTTTAAGCCAACACTGCAACAAGGTTTTCGCCCCATTTTAGAAAAACGCTTGGGCAGTAAAGAAATTAAAATGGTCTACGATGTCGGTGGTAGCAAGCTGACAAAAAACGTCACCGTACCGGAATCAGAACGAGTCAAGTATGCTCTCACGGATGATGAAGTTCTGATTTTAGCTCAATGGACTTGTATCATTGAAGACCATTATTCAGCAGTACGCGGCGTTTATACCCCGATGGATATTGAGTGGGCAAAGGATGGCTTGACGGGAGAATTATTCATCGTCCAAGCCCGTCCCGAAACCGTACAATCGCAAAAATCTACCAATACTATCAAGAGCTATCAACTCAAGGGGAACAGCAAGATATTAGTTAGCGGTCGTGCAGTCGGAGAGGCGATCGGTACGGGTAAAGCGCGGGTGATTTTGGATGTCCACAAACTCGACTCTTTTCAACCAGGGGAAGTTTTGGTGACATATAAGACCGATCCCGACTGGGAACCGATTATGAAAAAAGCCAGCGCGATCGTGACTAATCAAGGTGGGAGGACGTGTCACGCGGCAATTATCGCCCGAGAAATGGGAATTCCCGCTATTGTGGGAACTGGTAATGCGATCGCCCAATTAAAAACAGGTCAAGAAGTGACGATTTCCTGTGCGGAAGGGGAAGAAGGACGGGTGTATGAGGGGATTTTGCCTTATGAGGTGAAAGAGGTGGCGTTAGAAAACTTACCGCGGACGCGCACTCAGATCTTGATGAATGTGGGCAATCCCTCGGAAGCATTTAGTCTAGCAGCCATACCAAATGATGGTGTGGGTTTGGCGCGATTGGAATTTATCATCGCCAATCACATTAAGGTGCATCCCTTGGCTTTGATCCATTTCGATAAGTTAGAAGACGAGGATGCTAAAAATCAAATTGCCCTTCTGACGCACCTATATGAAGATAAACCATCATACTTCGTCGATAAGCTAGCTCAAGGGATAGCGACGATCGCAGCTGCTTTTTATCCCAAACCTGTAGTCGTGCGTCTGTCTGATTTCAAGAGCAACGAGTACGCTAACCTTCTCGGTGGGAAGCAATTTGAGCCAGATGAAGAAAACCCGATGATTGGCTGGCGTGGTGCGTCTCGCTACTACGACGAGAAATATCGTGAAGGTTTCGCCCTAGAGTGTCAAGCCTTGAAATCGGTACGGGATGACATGGGTTTAACCAACGTGATTCCGATGGTTCCCTTCTGTCGCACGCCTGCTGAAGGACGCAAGGTGATGGCAGAAATGGAAAAATATGGTTTAAAACGGGGCGAAAATGGGTTGCAAGTCTACGTCATGTGCGAGATTCCTAACAATGTCATCTTGGCGAAACAATTCAGCGAAGTGTTTGATGGATTCTCAATTGGTTCTAATGACTTGACGCAACTCACTTTGGGACTCGATCGCGATTCTGGTTTAGTCGCGCACCTATTCGACGAACGCGATGCAGGCGTGAAAGAGATGGTACAAATGGCGATCGCTAAAGCTAAAGAAAATCAGCGCAAGATTGGGATCTGCGGTCAAGCACCCAGCGATTACCCAGAATTCGCCCGTTTTTTGGTCGAACAAGGAATTGACTCGATGAGTTTGAACCCAGATTCAGTTTTGAAAACTTTATTGGAAGTTGCTGCTGTTGAGGGTGTAGTTACACATTGA
- a CDS encoding helix-turn-helix transcriptional regulator codes for MKELRERRGLRTVDVASKMGISESTVRNWERGRTIPTLRLDQFEELLELYECSFEELAAAVKGSAK; via the coding sequence ATGAAAGAGTTACGAGAAAGAAGAGGGTTACGAACAGTAGACGTAGCGAGCAAGATGGGGATATCAGAATCTACTGTGAGGAATTGGGAGAGGGGGCGCACTATACCAACACTGCGTCTAGACCAGTTTGAAGAGTTACTCGAATTATACGAATGCAGTTTTGAAGAGTTAGCAGCAGCAGTCAAAGGAAGTGCAAAATGA